The Benincasa hispida cultivar B227 chromosome 11, ASM972705v1, whole genome shotgun sequence genome has a segment encoding these proteins:
- the LOC120092067 gene encoding zinc finger protein 8-like has product MDKSTSERETHDFMNVESFSQLPFIRPTPKEKGIRLFGIEFGSRNVSASSVEESESGETIIACEDAKENNDNNNGGESSRRFECHYCCRNFPTSQALGGHQNAHKRERQHAKRAHLQSNATAMVHGIGAFSDAAHVYGLMNYQRLGATPSSLQINNYPSWNRNSPAAAAARFYGSPGGQYSPTAAATPINGSPLAMWRISAVQNNNVPSFGGRERSSLHPLPMFSGDEMMKGGSGGGTTVTGGGSDGSHQTGRFVYEAKTADQLLHTTWILSLARGHSLDQQQRHRKEQCGQPKATRFRSRD; this is encoded by the exons ATGGACAAGAGTACCAGTGAACGAGAGACTCATGATTTCATGAACGTTGAGTCCTTCTCTCAACTTCCATTCATCCGTCCTACGCCAAAAGAAAAGGGCATTAGACTTTTTGGAATAGAATTCGGAAGTCGAAATGTCTCCGCTTCCTCCGTAGAGGAATCGGAATCCGGCGAGACTATTATTGCATGCGAAGATGCGAAAGAGAACAACGACAACAACAACGGCGGAGAAAGTAGTCGGAGATTTGAATGTCATTATTGTTGTAGAAATTTCCCTACTTCTCAAGCCTTAGGAGGACATCAAAATGCCCACAAAAGAGAGCGCCAACATGCAAAAAGGGCTCACCTTCAGTCAAATGCAACCGCTATGGTTCATGGAATTGGAGCCTTTTCAGATGCGGCTCATGTTTATGGGCTCATGAACTACCAACGCTTAGGCGCCACTCCTTCTAGCCTTCAGATTAATAATTACCCTTCTTGGAATAGAAATTCACCCGCCGCAGCCGCAGCCAGATTTTACGGTAGCCCTGGTGGGCAGTATTCTCCGACAGCGGCTGCAACGCCTATAAACGGGAGCCCATTGGCGATGTGGAGAATCTCGGCCgttcaaaataataatgtaccgtCGTTTGGCGGTCGGGAGCGGTCGTCCTTGCACCCGTTGCCGATGTTTTCTGGAGATGAGATGATGAAAGGCGGCAGCGGCGGTGGCACCACCGTGACTGGTGGTGGGTCCGACGGGTCTCATCAGACCGGCCGGTTTGTTTACGAAGCAAAAACGGCGGACCAA CTCCTGCACACTACATGGATTTTATCCCTAGCACGGGGCCACTCGCTCGACCAACAACAACGTCATCGTAAAGAACAGTGTGGGCAACCGAAAGCCACTCGTTTTCGAAGTCGGGACTGA